The genomic segment AAGCTATAGCGGAGAAGGTTACTGTAGACTTTACTCAGGAGAAGGTATCTGGGGGTAAAGCTACAACAAGTCCTATGGAAGATGCTACTGTTAAACTTATAGATTTAAGCTATGAAATAAATGATGATATTGATAGATTAATTGATTTAAAAAGAGAAATCCTGGATGTCATAGGTCAAGTGGAAGACGTTAGTTACCAACTGCTATTAGAGATGAGATATATAAACAACAAGGGCTGGGATGATGTAGCTAGATGTATGGGATATGATAAAAGGTGGATAATGAGACTTCATGGTAGAGCTTTAAAAGAA from the Xylanivirga thermophila genome contains:
- a CDS encoding DUF1492 domain-containing protein, which gives rise to MNAKEYLSQAMWLDKSINNKLDQMERLKAIAEKVTVDFTQEKVSGGKATTSPMEDATVKLIDLSYEINDDIDRLIDLKREILDVIGQVEDVSYQLLLEMRYINNKGWDDVARCMGYDKRWIMRLHGRALKEIDEILKEATKSH